In one Lycium barbarum isolate Lr01 chromosome 7, ASM1917538v2, whole genome shotgun sequence genomic region, the following are encoded:
- the LOC132603765 gene encoding AT-rich interactive domain-containing protein 4, whose translation MFHNQGASRQSCSLLAVVCGRTADYDQKPDVHDGKPRYCFPELVSSGRLEVQVLKSPSADEFRKVLDSSQPNIVYLQGERLSNDEVGSLVWGGVDLSSVEAISGLFSTTLPTAVYLEIPNGEKLAEALHAKGIPYVMYWKSAFSCYAASHFRHAFLCVAQSSSCHVWDAFQLAHASFRLYCVRNNLVLPEMSQQASGKLGPHLLGDPPKIDVPSPEAGPEDDEESNSDALPAIKIYDDDVNMRFLVCGLPCSLDECLLGSIADGLNALLSIEMRGGKLHNRVSALPPPLQAGTFSRGVVTMRCDLSTSSSAHISLLVSGSAQTCFDDQLLENHIKSEIIENSTLIHALPSDEENRLPISQPRRSMSVACGSEVFEVCMKVPMWASQVLRQLAPDVSYRSLVALGIASIQGLAVASFEKDDAERLLFFCTKQRKDRAFGNFKIGNPPAWLRPPAPSRKRSNFYQETSHIFQNGLAPENHLAVKEEKESRLGNGVATPLVTARQKRKVAAMRPIPHVRHQKMLPFSGISELGSLDENHVKPNLPIIPSSTKGSNVGVTPAAHRKAASSSHQAKQIISLNPLPLKKHGCGRSPIHVCSEEEFLKDVMQFLILRGHTRLIPQGGLAEFPDAILNAKRLDLFNLYREVVSRGGFHVGNGINWKGQVFSKMRNHTVTNRMTGVGNTLKRHYETYLLEYELAHDDVDGECCLLCRSSAAGDWVNCGICGEWAHFGCDRRPGLGAFKDYAKTDGLEYICPQCSVTNFKKKMQKTTNGYS comes from the exons ATGTTTCATAACCAAGGAGCTTCGAGACAAAGTTGCAGTCTTCTTGCAGTAGTATGTGGGAGAACTGCTGATTATGATCAGAAGCCAGATGTACATGATGGTAAACCGAGATATTGCTTCCCGGAGCTTGTATCATCAGGGCGTTTGGAG GTACAAGTGTTGAAAAGCCCCAGTGCTGATGAATTTCGTAAAGTTTTAGATTCATCGCAGCCAAATATTGTATATTTGCAAGGAGAGCGTCTTTCGAATGATGAAGTTGGTTCGCTTGTTTGGGGAGGGGTTGATTTGTCTTCCGTGGAAGCCATTTCTGGACTTTTTAGTACCACGCTGCCAACCGCT GTCTATTTGGAGatcccaaatggagaaaaattggCTGAAGCTCTTCATGCTAAG GGAATTCCTTATGTGATGTACTGGAAGAGCGCATTTTCCTGCTATGCAGCATCCCATTTTCGACATGCATTTTTATGTGTGGCACAGAG TTCAAGTTGTCATGTTTGGGATGCTTTCCAACTTGCACATGCGTCCTTTAGGCTTTACTGTGTCCGGAACAACCTTGTTCTCCCTGAGATGAGCCAGCAAGCCAGTGGTAAACTGGGTCCTCACCTGCTTGGCGATCCTCCAAAAATCGATGTCCCTTCACCTGAGGCAGGTCCTGAAGATGATGAAGAAAGCAATTCTGATGCTCTTCCTGCCATAAAGatctatgatgatgatgtgaaCATGAGGTTTCTCGTTTGTGGACTGCCATGCTCATTG GATGAATGCTTGTTGGGATCTATAGCCGACGGTCTGAATGCCCTCTTAAGTATAGAA ATGCGAGGGGGTAAGCTGCATAACCGGGTCAG TGCCCTTCCACCACCTCTTCAGGCTGGTACATTTTCCCGTGGTGTTGTGACCATGCGGTGTGATCTGTCAACCAGTAGTTCTGCTCATATTTCACTTCTAGTTTCAGGCAGTGCTCAAACATGTTTTGATGATCAG CTATTAGAGAATCACATAAAAAGTGAAATAATTGAAAATAGTACGCTGATTCATGCACTACCAAGTGATGAAGAAAATAGGCTACCCATATCTCAGCCTCGGAGATCAATGTCTGTAGCTTGTGGATCAGAAGTATTTGAAGTTTGCATGAAGGTTCCGATGTGGGCTTCACAG GTTTTGAGACAATTGGCTCCTGATGTTTCGTATCGTAGTTTAGTTGCACTTGGCATTGCTAGCATTCAGGGACTAGCTGTAGCTTCATTTGAGAAAGATGATGCTGAACGACTTCTTTTCTTCTGCACAAAGCAACGGAAGGATAGGGCTTTCGGCAATTTTAAGATTGGGAATCCTCCAGCATGGTTAAGACCACCTGCTCCTAGCAGAAAGAGGTCCAATTTTTATCAAGAAACAAGTCATATTTTCCAAAATGGTTTAGCACCTGAAAATCATTTAGCTgtgaaagaagagaaagaaagtcgATTAGGGAATGGTGTTGCAACACCTCTGGTGACTGCTAGACAAAAACGCAAAGTTGCTGCTATGCGGCCCATTCCTCATGTTCGTCACCAGAAAATGCTACCCTTTTCTGGAATTTCGGAGCTGGGGAGCCTTGATGAGAACCATGTGAAACCTAATCTGCCCATCATTCCTTCTTCAACTAAGGGTAGCAATGTTGGAGTAACTCCTGCTGCCCATCGGAAAGCAGCATCAAGTTCACATCAGGCTAAGCAAATTATATCCTTGAATCCTCTTCCACTGAAGAAACATGGTTGTGGGCGAAGTCCAATACATGTGTGTTCTGAG GAGGAATTTCTGAAAGATGTAATGCAGTTTTTAATTCTTCGTGGACACACTCGTCTCATTCCTCAAGGTGGCCTTGCTGAGTTTCCAGACGCTATTCTCAATGCCAAACGCCTTGACCTCTTTAACTTGTATAGGgag GTGGTTTCAAGGGGTGGTTTTCATGTTGGCAACGGCATCAATTGGAAAGGGCAAGTTTTCTCAAAGATGCGAAATCACACAGTAACCAATAGGATGACT GGTGTTGGGAATACACTCAAAAGACATTATGAGACTTACCTTTTGGAGTACGAATTGGCTCATGATGATGTTGATGGAGAGTGCTGCTTGTTATGTCGCAG TAGTGCTGCTGGAGATTGGGTTAACTGTGGGATTTGTGGTGAGTGGGCACATTTTGGCTGTGATAGAAGACCGGGTCTTGGTGCCTTCAAG GACTATGCAAAGACAGATGGACTGGAATACATATGTCCGCAATGCAGCGTTACAAATTTCAAGAAGAAAATGCAGAAAACTACGAACGGATATTCCTGA